One segment of Antennarius striatus isolate MH-2024 chromosome 5, ASM4005453v1, whole genome shotgun sequence DNA contains the following:
- the cdab gene encoding cytidine deaminase b, with translation MDQVKFNSEAMHIKDHSSKHLSQETVKKLINQSQEAKKQAYCPYSKFRVGAALLTLENKVFTGCNVENACNNLGVCAERTAIFKAVSEGYRNFKAIAVASDLEDKVISPCGGCRQVLREFGSNWDVYLSKPDGSYVKKTVEELLPIPFGPEDIAMKKVDISHEC, from the exons ATGGATCAAGTCAAGTTCAACAGCGAGGCGATGCACATTAAGGATCACAGCTCCAAACACTTGTCCCAAGAAACAGTGAAGAAGCTGATCAACCAGTCTCAGGAGGCAAAGAAACAAGCATACTGTCCCTACAGCAAATTCAGGGTGGGAGCTGCTCTCCTCACACTTGAAAACAAAGTGTTTACAG GTTGTAATGTGGAAAACGCCTGCAACAacctgggtgtgtgtgcagagaggaCGGCAATCTTCAAGGCTGTTTCTGAAGGCTACAGAAATTTCAAAGCCATTGCTGTTGCTAG TGATCTAGAGGACAAGGTCATCTCCCCATGTGGTGGCTGCAGGCAGGTCCTGAGAGAG TTTGGCTCAAACTGGGACGTTTACCTGTCAAAACCAGACGGTTCATATGTGAAGAAGACAGTGGAGGAGCTGCTTCCAATCCCCTTTGGCCCTGAAGACATTGCCATGAAGAAAGTGGACATTTCTCACGAGTGCTGA